Genomic window (Streptomyces liliiviolaceus):
GTTCTTCCTGTGGCGGGCTCCGGCCGGGGCCGGGGCAGAAGGAGCAAGGCAGGAGGACCTGACCCTCCGCGTGCGGAACGTCGACTCGGATCGGACCCGGACGGGTGACTCGGCCCCGGATCGGGTGGCACGGACATGCCGGGGAGAGCGCCGGCGCGCGCTCGGGGCGCGCGGCGCTCAAGGCGAGAGCGTGCGGGATCGCGGGACTACCGGGACGGGAGGAGTCGACGGGCTCGCGGAGGGGCGGGCCGGGAGGTGGAGAAGGTGTGCGACGGGGCACGGAGAGGAAGACGCAGAGGCGGGCACGGCTCGGCCGAGGACTGGAATGCCAGTACCGGAGGCGGCGGTCAGGCGTCTGCGGACCGGGGACGGCGAAGGGTCAGCGACAGAGTGCGCTGCTGGTGCGCCGCAGGTCCACGTAGCGGCACACCACACCGGGGTGCGTCGTAAGCATGGTGCTCATCCTGGGGGCTGCCGCAACCGACTGTCAATGGACACCAATTGGTGTCTCATTGGGCGGGACGGCGTCCGTCGCAGTTCACAGCCTCGGCCGGGATGGATTCAGGGTGCGGCGGGGTGGGTCGCCGCCTCGTCGGGGTGCAGCCACAGGGGTCCGCCCGCCGTGTCCACGCGCACGGCTCCCGGGGGCGGCCAGTGGCCCTCCGTCAGCAGCAGCCGCTCCGGATCGGTGAGGCTGCGGTAGCGCTCCAGCGCGTGCGCCGGAGTGAGCCGGGCGGGGGCAGCCGACAGCCCGGGGCTCAGCTCCTCGACGGCCGCCGCGTACTCCTCGAAGGGTCGCCAGCCGGGTACGACGCGGTACTCGTCCGCGGTCCGGACGAGCAGGGTCGGCAGGGCGTACCGGTGTCCGCCCTCGTCGGTCTCCTTGGCCGCGCCCGGATGCGGGGACCCGCCCTGCGCGGAGAGCACCTCGGCCACGGGACGGCGGGCCTCCAGCCGGTCGGCGCGCACCTGTTCCAGCACCGCCCCGGAGGCGGCGTCGAGCGCCAGCCGCCGCGTGTCCAGATCCGGTACGCCCTTGACCGCGGCCAGCGCCAAGTCGGGGGTGTCCGCCGGTTCCCCGAGCACGAAGACGCTCTCCCGCAGCCGCCGCAGCACCCGCTCGGCCACCTCCTCGCCCTGCGGGACGGCGGCCTTGGCGACGAGCGAGGAGGGCCAGGAGTCGGCCGGCATACGGCTGAGCCGCACGGGGCGCGGGGCCCGGCTGTGCGAGCTGATCTCCTCGACGTAGCGCGCGTACCAGGCCGTCTCCGCCGCCGGGTCCGGTGGCGGATCGTCGTCGTGGTCGAAGAGGATCGCGTACGCCCGCCGCCAGCGGACCCGGCCGGCCAGCGCCGCCCGCAACTTCCGGAAGACGGGCTCCGATCCCCAGGCCCAGGGGCACAACGGGTCGGTGTACTCGACGACTTCGACCGGCGCCGGGGCCAACGACCGGGCGGACAGTGACGGTTGGGGCTGCGGCCCGTCGCTCACGCGGCGCCTCTCCGGGCAAGCGCTTCGGTCCGCGCCGCTCCCGCCGCTCCCGCCGCTCCCGTCACGCCCCTCGCGCCCGTCGCACCACCGGCGAGCAGCGAGGTCAGCGTCACCCCGCCCAGGACCGCCGCGGCGCCCGCCTCGACCTCGCGCCACACGTCGGGCAGCCCTGTCGCGGGGCCCGGGTAGTCGAGACCCGCCAGCGGCTCACCCCGCAGGGTGATCAACTCACCGTCCACGGCGCGCGTGACGTCCAGCAGGGTGATCTCCTCGGCGGCTCTGCCGAGCCAGTAACCGCCCTCGCAGCCGCGCTGGCTGCGCACCAGGCCGGCTCTGCGCAGTTCACCCA
Coding sequences:
- a CDS encoding DsbA family oxidoreductase, translated to MSDGPQPQPSLSARSLAPAPVEVVEYTDPLCPWAWGSEPVFRKLRAALAGRVRWRRAYAILFDHDDDPPPDPAAETAWYARYVEEISSHSRAPRPVRLSRMPADSWPSSLVAKAAVPQGEEVAERVLRRLRESVFVLGEPADTPDLALAAVKGVPDLDTRRLALDAASGAVLEQVRADRLEARRPVAEVLSAQGGSPHPGAAKETDEGGHRYALPTLLVRTADEYRVVPGWRPFEEYAAAVEELSPGLSAAPARLTPAHALERYRSLTDPERLLLTEGHWPPPGAVRVDTAGGPLWLHPDEAATHPAAP
- a CDS encoding RrF2 family transcriptional regulator, which encodes MHISAKADYAMRALLELAREPSRPLTCEAIASSQEIPFRFLKSVVGELRRAGLVRSQRGCEGGYWLGRAAEEITLLDVTRAVDGELITLRGEPLAGLDYPGPATGLPDVWREVEAGAAAVLGGVTLTSLLAGGATGARGVTGAAGAAGAARTEALARRGAA